The genomic DNA GATTTGCATTTCCATTTGCAAATTGTGCAAGCAACGCATAATACGTTGCTCATCAATTTGGTTCAAACGCTAACGGAACATATGGAAGACACAATCCGTGCGACGAGAGGGCATCGTTTTATGGATCCAAGTCGTTATGAAGATACGTTTAATGAGCATAAGGATATTTATGTGGCCATTGCTTCGGGAAATGTAAGCGAGGCAAAACGGCTGATGGAAGAGCATATTAGTCGGATTCGTAAGGAATTGAGCGAGGCATTTTTACCGGTGTTGGAATGAAAAGAGGTGTCCTGTAAGTCGAGCATGCATCGATTTACAGGACACTTCTTTTTAAATAAACGGCTTATATTCTACAACAGAAGATAGTTTTATTAGGGTGGAAGGTTCTCCGTAAGGTAAAGTAGCGTCAATAAATTCTTCTAGCATTTTCACGGATTCCGTTACGACTTTTACCAAATAACTAAACTGCCCTGCCAATCGATGGCATTCTACTACTAGCGGATGTTCTTGGCAAAAATCACGGAATCTTTTTCCTTGTTTTGTATCGAATAAAATAAATGCCGTTACATTTTTATCGAGTTTTTCAGGGTCAATAATCGCCCTGTAGCCTGTTATCACTTCTTTATCTTCTAGTTTCTTTACTCTTTCGTTTGTTGCGGGAGTGGAAAGCCTGATTTGCTTCCCGAGTTCTGTCATGGATATGCGTGCGTTTTCTTGAAGCTGATTCAGGATGCTTTGATCGATTTCGTCCAATGAGTTATCTCCTTTACATTAAAAAATAAGGTATAGGCATAGTATTATCATTTATAATAAAGTATTTATTTAGAATAACCTTACTATAGTTATGTATTTAGAACAATATACCTTATATAATTATATAAAGATAAGGGGGAATGTTAAAAATGGTGAATGAATTTTATAACGATCAAATCA from Sporosarcina sp. FSL K6-1522 includes the following:
- a CDS encoding Lrp/AsnC family transcriptional regulator yields the protein MDEIDQSILNQLQENARISMTELGKQIRLSTPATNERVKKLEDKEVITGYRAIIDPEKLDKNVTAFILFDTKQGKRFRDFCQEHPLVVECHRLAGQFSYLVKVVTESVKMLEEFIDATLPYGEPSTLIKLSSVVEYKPFI